The region CGGCTGTGCGAGGATGCACGGCCCGACCGCAACGAAGCCGACGCGATGGATACCGAGCGACTCAAGCAATGGTGCCGTGCCTACCCGGGCGCGGACGAGGTCTTGCATGCGGCGCCGTCGAACATCCTGGTCTACAGCGTCGGCAAGAAGTTCTTCGCCTACTTCAAGACCAGCGAGCCCGAGCGCTGGCGTTTCAGCCTCAAGGTCACGCCGGACCGCTTCGTCGAACTGACCGACATGCCCGGCGCCAAGCCGGCGCGTTTCATGGGCCGCTACCACTGGGTCACCCTCGTCGACGTGCGGCGCCTGCCCGACGACTATCTATGCGAGCTGGTCGACTGGTCGTACCGCAAGGCGCTCGGCGGGCTCAGCCGCAAGCGCCAGGCCGAGATGCTGGCCGAGGCCGATGAGGCGCAGCGGCTCAGGCTGGCGCCGATCGCGCCGACGAAAGCTCGCCCAAGGCTCGTAACGCTGCCGCGACGCGGGCATCGAGCGGATGGCCGTAGTTGAGCCGCAGGCAGTGGCCGTGACCGCGATGCGCGGAGAAGATCGGCCCAGGCGCGATGCTGATGCCGCGGCGCGCCGCCTCGCGATGCACGCGTAAGGCATCGCGGTCTTCCGGCAGTTCGATCCAGAGGAAATAGCCGCCATCGGGACGGGTCACGCGCGTGCCCTGCGGGAAATGCTCGGCGACCGCGGTCAGGTAGGCGCTCTGCTGCGCGGCGAGGGTGGTGCGTAGCCGCCGCAGGTGGCGCTCGTAACTGCCGCGCTGCAGGTAGCGCGCGATCGCCAACTGCGCCGGTACGCAGGTCGCCAGGGTGTTGGTGAGCTTGAGCCGCGCCACCTGCTGCGTATAACGCCCGGCTGCGGCCCAACCGATGCGGTAGCCCGGCGCCAGCGTCTTGGAGAACGACGAGCAATGCAGCACCAGCCCGTGCCGGTCGTAGGCCTTGGCCGGCGCCGGCCGGTGCGTGCCGAAGTGCAGCTCGCCGTAGACGTCGTCCTCGATCAAAGGCAGCTCGTGGCGCGCCAGCAATTCGACCAGTTCGCGCTTCTTCGCGTCCGGCATCGTGCTGCCGAGCGGGTTCTGGAAGTTCGTCATGAGCCAGCAGGCCTTCGGCCGATGGCGCGCG is a window of Lysobacter antibioticus DNA encoding:
- a CDS encoding PLP-dependent aminotransferase family protein, with the translated sequence MKRYQALADDIARSIRQGLLSPGQRLPSVRQASAARQLSPSTVFQAYYLLEAQGLVQSRARSGYYVSEQARTLPPEPDAASQPDGESRPVDVSELVFEVLESAMAHDIVPLGSAFMSPALFPLAKLGRAMAHEAVHLDPRSTVDDLTPGNAELRRHIALRYRIGGVELGANDLVVCNGAIEALNLCIAAVTRPGDAVLVESPCFYAALQVLERHGLHAIEVPTHPRDGIELGALATAIARHRPKACWLMTNFQNPLGSTMPDAKKRELVELLARHELPLIEDDVYGELHFGTHRPAPAKAYDRHGLVLHCSSFSKTLAPGYRIGWAAAGRYTQQVARLKLTNTLATCVPAQLAIARYLQRGSYERHLRRLRTTLAAQQSAYLTAVAEHFPQGTRVTRPDGGYFLWIELPEDRDALRVHREAARRGISIAPGPIFSAHRGHGHCLRLNYGHPLDARVAAALRALGELSSARSAPA
- a CDS encoding MmcQ/YjbR family DNA-binding protein, producing MAATAAARLCEDARPDRNEADAMDTERLKQWCRAYPGADEVLHAAPSNILVYSVGKKFFAYFKTSEPERWRFSLKVTPDRFVELTDMPGAKPARFMGRYHWVTLVDVRRLPDDYLCELVDWSYRKALGGLSRKRQAEMLAEADEAQRLRLAPIAPTKARPRLVTLPRRGHRADGRS